One genomic window of Desulfovibrio subterraneus includes the following:
- a CDS encoding amphi-Trp domain-containing protein, which produces MPEEKFVFESIQDTQSIKVFLESLIQGFENEKVTLAAHGDKIDLAPNGLLEFSVKARKAGNSSKLTIKIGWKENRHKTEGSTLSVTTG; this is translated from the coding sequence ATGCCTGAAGAAAAATTCGTTTTCGAATCCATACAGGATACACAATCCATCAAGGTCTTTCTGGAATCCCTGATTCAGGGATTCGAAAATGAAAAAGTCACCCTTGCTGCGCACGGCGACAAAATCGACCTTGCCCCCAACGGCCTGCTGGAATTTTCCGTCAAGGCACGCAAGGCCGGCAACTCAAGCAAACTGACCATCAAGATAGGCTGGAAGGAAAACCGCCATAAGACAGAAGGGAGTACTCTCTCTGTAACCACCGGATAA